A section of the Candidatus Azobacteroides pseudotrichonymphae genomovar. CFP2 genome encodes:
- the mobQ gene encoding MobQ family relaxase, protein MAIYHLHAQIIGRSAGQSAVAAAAYRSTSRLVDRSTGVECDYTRKTKAVSSAILTPIDTPEWAKNREELWNRVQEKENRKNSQFAREIDVAIPYELKQNGELAVKNFCKMFTNRGLVCDYAIHKPDRNGDNRNEHAHIMITTRKLTSKGWGEKDREANDKDFLLKVRKYWEICANSELKKLYVAQRIAPKPPLIEIDCRSLKEQGIDREPQRHQGKYATRLERKKQAIESSQHLTNEQKTKMKAAINIKRGKFAGQQEQIPVEPEQLKQLESAEQLLTKEIEFLEMPKSEWAEKHPKLEKQILESEQISLIFAIKKHLPEIQEKFRQDGIKLKDERELLEKVSLVDAKKAAKEILELGNIQKKHRPDIFEKIQTSQQEFFKKTEFYNLKFIVAEVQAARAETDRRERIAQQQSSASRQKSHSRGR, encoded by the coding sequence ATGGCTATTTATCATTTGCACGCCCAGATAATAGGGCGTAGCGCCGGACAATCGGCGGTAGCCGCCGCCGCTTATCGTTCAACCAGCCGATTGGTTGACCGGAGCACAGGGGTAGAGTGCGATTACACGCGAAAAACCAAAGCGGTATCTAGCGCGATTTTAACACCCATTGATACGCCGGAATGGGCAAAAAACCGCGAGGAACTTTGGAACAGAGTACAAGAAAAAGAGAACCGGAAGAATTCACAATTTGCCCGCGAAATTGATGTAGCAATACCCTATGAACTAAAACAAAACGGAGAATTAGCCGTAAAAAATTTTTGTAAAATGTTCACCAACAGGGGTTTAGTATGCGATTACGCGATACATAAACCTGACCGAAATGGCGATAACAGAAACGAACACGCCCACATTATGATAACGACAAGAAAATTAACATCAAAAGGCTGGGGAGAAAAAGACAGGGAAGCAAACGACAAGGATTTTCTTCTTAAAGTCCGAAAATACTGGGAAATTTGCGCAAACTCCGAATTAAAAAAGTTGTATGTCGCCCAACGGATTGCTCCAAAGCCACCACTGATAGAAATAGACTGCCGGTCGCTAAAAGAGCAAGGAATAGACCGCGAGCCACAGCGTCATCAAGGAAAATACGCTACACGGCTTGAAAGAAAAAAACAAGCCATAGAAAGTTCACAACATCTCACAAACGAACAAAAAACAAAAATGAAAGCCGCTATAAATATAAAACGCGGCAAATTTGCCGGACAGCAAGAACAAATCCCCGTAGAACCCGAACAACTAAAACAACTTGAATCCGCCGAACAGTTACTAACAAAAGAAATAGAATTTCTTGAAATGCCTAAAAGCGAATGGGCGGAAAAACATCCAAAACTTGAAAAACAAATTTTAGAAAGCGAACAGATTTCCCTTATTTTTGCAATAAAAAAACACTTACCGGAAATACAGGAAAAATTCAGACAAGACGGCATAAAATTAAAAGATGAGCGGGAACTTTTAGAGAAAGTGTCGCTGGTTGACGCTAAAAAAGCGGCAAAAGAGATTTTAGAACTCGGCAATATTCAAAAAAAACACAGGCCGGATATTTTTGAAAAAATTCAGACCAGCCAACAGGAATTTTTCAAAAAAACTGAATTTTACAATTTGAAATTCATTGTCGCGGAGGTACAAGCCGCCCGCGCCGAAACCGACAGGCGCGAGCGGATAGCACAACAACAATCTAGCGCATCGCGGCAAAAATCACACAGCAGGGGGCGATAA